The Aricia agestis chromosome 3, ilAriAges1.1, whole genome shotgun sequence genome includes the window catgtaattcacgtaaatgaatggtcatgctgaattaccgtgtacGGGGTACTTTACAAAAATCTGGGAGGCATTGAAAAACCAAGGTGTAGAGAATATTAGACTTAATAAGAATATATACACAGGAACTactcagtgacggattaagactacttgatgccctaagcaatccatgcgtGGCCCCTCTATTCGTAatccgtatgtcaactagaatcggtctttgagcCTACTCTTCTGGTGCCACCTCAGATGTGATGCACTagctaggcaattgcttaatttgattaagagTTAATCCATCACTGGAACTACTGCAAAAATAAAGTTAGaaaaagaaggagaagaaataaaaatacagaGAGGAGTGAGGCAAGGAGACCCACTATCGCCTAAATTGTTCTCGGCTGTGCTCGAAGAAGCGTTCTGTAAACTCGACTGGAATAACCTGGGCCTCAATATTAACGGCGAAAAACTGACACATCTAAGGTTTGCAGATGACATTATAATCTTTGCTACATCTCATAGTCAAATGCAATGCATGCTTGAAGAACTCAACTCAGTAAGTAAAGAAGTCGGACTGTCAATGAACCTCCTAAAAACAAAAGTTATAACCAATGGAAGTACAACTAACATAATTACTATAGATAACAACGTGATCGAATATGTTACAGAATATGTATACCTAGGACAACTCATCTCAATATATGATACAACAACCAAAGAAATACAAAAAAGAATTGGCAATGCCTGGAAAAGATTCTGGTCCTATAAAGAAATAGTAAAATGCAAAAGTATAAACATGGGCAccaaaagaaaactattgaatACATGCATTATACCCATTCTAACATATGGGTGCCAAACTTGGGCACTAACAAAAGCTCATACAAGTATGCTGGAAGTTGGGCAGAGGGCTATGGAGAGGAGTATGATTAGAAAGAAAAGGATAGACAAAATAGAAAACAAGGAGTTGAGAAAAATGACAGGTATAACTGATGTAAcatataaaacaaagaaactGAAATGGAAGTGGGCCGGACATATTTTGAGAGGGCCAGACAAATggacaaaaataataacatcTTGGTATCCCAGATGCCCCTCTGGGATACCAAGacgttattattttacaatacaaaagaaaaaagggCAGACCTCTAAAAAGATGGGAAGATGAAATAGTACAAATGGCTGGCAAAATGTGGACTAGAGTGGTATGTCAGAGAAGTGAGTGGAAGCtgttgggggaggcctttgccaagaGGCACACAGAAACAGAGACTGCGCtaccaaataataattaatttgaatattttgcaatgtatgtaaaataaatgtattgtttTTCTGAATaaaggctaataataataaaaaaaatatttcactaatctatttattttattacagtcacaaaaaattattattgtaataattctTACCTCAAGTACCGCGTGACGTCTCGTCCCGCTACGTCCACCCTCATGATGCTGTGGGGCATCGCGAAGCCCTCGTATATGGGCACGGAGTGTGTAACACCATCACCCGAGTCTAGCACCACACCTGTCGTCCGACCTGTTGCATATCTGGAAAAGACAAAAGGATAGATAAAAATCAGCTCACCTGTTTGGATTTCttgaaaaattttcaaattttttgagaaacgagcttttgcccgccgCTTCGCtagcgttaagaagtattattatatacaaactttcctcCGTATTTTAACCCTTTCTTAGTGGATACCTACGTTATAATATctacctacataccaaattttattccagtggtttgggctgtgcattgatagatcaccatgtcagtcggtcagtcacctttgagttttatatatatatatatatatatatatatatatatatatatatatatatatatatatatatatatatatatatatatatatatagataaaacacAGACATTCAAGTTAAAGATTCATAttgaataaacaaaaaatattatgtttatgtctTATTTAACCAATATTTGATTGCAGTatgtgttaatattttaatgttgtcAAAAATACTCACAAACTAAGTACTGCTTGCATTGATAGGAAGAGAGCTGGTACGTTGAAAGTCTCAAAGAATACTTCTGCTGCCTTTTCTCGGTTACGTCTGGGATTCATCGGGGCCTCAGTAAGAAGCACTGGATGTTCCTCGGAGAATGTGGATAGTTGGTCCTAGAATTATACACAGGTAAGAAAAATTGATGAGTcattactcataatatttaatttcacttaaaacacaaaaatgtttttatatcatttatggcaattatttattttctaggATAACATAaattctagtataatataactataatatatataactataatatataactataatataattataattattaatgtagcaATAATCTAAATGGATGGTGGTagaataaaggctatttttttattatactaccCAGTAGGTCTGTAATTTAGTAttagtatacactatacaataataataaaaataagctttTTATTATCCCTTAATAcaagttttttttcattatttacttttttatttatatacctatattatagatatataaataaaaaaggtaTATAAACAGAGCAAGCACCGAAATGGACATATCACTGGATATGGTCCATACACACCAAGAATGAAACACATAAAATCCAGCTCAATGTCATAAAGACAGATCGCAGGACATAAaagagattaaaaaaaatacctatatttttaaatctatttaagGGCCTCCTCCATATTTTGCCATTTTTCCTGTCTCGAGCCAGTCTCGTCCATAGGACTCCAGCTACTTCTATGATATTGTCTTTTCACCTTTTAATTGGCTGGCCTGCCATGCCttctgggcctctatcatgagctcttaaatccattctctttacgtccttatactgactgtataaggacataaagtgaatggatttaagagctcatgatagaggccctggttttgtatattctatgttcttcttcttttggcgtaagcctctcCATattttaggagttgccagcatCAGAGTTAAGGTGAAAGATGTGAACTGTTTTAAACgtaaactgattgccatgcactgggcacgggtgatgagtgatgactatATTCTATGTTTAGTAtacaatagtattttaaaatttgaagttgatattactatactccactcgggctaacttgtcgctagcggtcgttgactccctatcaaaaacttcttcttctttaggttatggcggcctcagtgagttgccaatgtcagagtgctgtcattttctatataaaaccacaattgacaatatctgacacttcattgtcaatcgcggtttatatggaaaatgacaagtttttgacagggagtcaatgaccgctagcgacaagttagcccgagtggagtataaatAAGTTTAAACTTACCTTACTGTAGATATAATTCCAAACCCTCTCCATGTCATTCCAGTCTGTGACAATACCATGTTCCATTGGATATTTGATACTCAGCAGCCCTCTGTGCTCCTCCGCCCGCGGTCCCACAAACAGCTCTCCTTCCAGAGCACCTGCCATCACCCGTACATGCTTTGGTCGCCCGATACTGTGGATGGTACATCAATtgaacaaattaatattatcaagTGTAACTATAATTATATCGCGGCTGTGAAAAAGTTGAAATTAGCTAGAATGGAAATAAAATTGTGTACTCAATGAACATTTACATCTGCAAGAGGTGTGCAAACTGCAAAGTATGTGTCAACATAggtttattatttgtaggttaaaaaaacttaatgaaTATATGAAATATTGATAACTTACTAGTTCGGAAAACGGCATTTTGGTATTTGATCACCAGCGAAACCCGCTTTTATCACACCCGAACCCTGAGTAAAGAAAAATACGGCCAAGTGAGTCATGTCGATTTAATTCATTTTCACTTTTACTGATTTGCTTTCGTTTACCGTTAGATGTAAAATTATAGTAACTAGTATGAACTAATTACTataatttttcatatgaatgaacaAATCCAATTTACATCAAACCCCTTTTAGTgagaaaatatgtaaaagtgaacACACAACAAATTGCAAATATAAGTGAAATATAAATGAATTACGTTATCAATGACGACGGGCTGATTCACTATAACATCATTAATATCCATTTTGTTAGGTTTTTGGTCCTTTTTAGTGgttcaattaagtatttttgggAATTTTTGTAAATTTGGACATCCGGACAGATTTCCAATAGATGACATCTGGTGACATCAGAAATTCAGTGTTAccacaaataaatatttgacaAACGAATGAAGTTGgccgtttttttaaatattctacgcaataaattaaatgaaaaataaaaaagacattCTAAAGCTGCGGCCTGCGcatccactggatcggaatcggagcgtacggagcctCGTCATATtttacgaaatgccgatggggtgcgtccactgcTTTCGGATTCCGCATTGGCAATTTAGTTACTCTTAGTCCGTCATAACTTATAGCCTCCCAGCCGACGACGCGATGGACATGCCATGTCCCCAGTGCGCCGCTACCTAGGCGCCGGcaaatagataaataaatagtaaaaataaaaactttatatttttactaacatAGGAATAAGATTATTGTTAATACTTACCTCTATGGGCTGTGATAGTCtgcaataaaagtattttattttatttttattttatttgcattatgGACGATAATGACGAGGATATTCTTGTAATTATCTGTATCTTATCAGAAGAGGAAAAGAGAAATAAGAGGAAACGAAAGATATGGGTTCATAATATAAACTCAAAAAGATTAATTTTCGGAGAATTTCATACGTTATATATTTATagaagatgaaaaaaaaagttttgggtACATTCATTTATTATGAGtcgaaaaaagttttttgaactTCACTATTATATTCTACAACCgcatatattataatgaaacaggaTACTAATTTCAGAAAGTCGATTGGAAAGTCCCCAATTTCTTCCCAAATATTGTCTCTCCTCAATTGGCTATGATAATGTTGATGTTTTAGATTGTAAAGTTCTTCATATTTTTGcactaaagtaattaaaatgtcGTCATTCATTGTGGATAAGTATATTTACGTACAGCCGTCGCGTCGTCGCAAACACGTCAGTACTTGAAAACTTCGCAATCCGAATGACGCGTTcactgcggatgacgtcatcggcataaattccggtctcaggcgcagacatgccgatccagtgcacgtAGCACCAATCaccatacaaatcaatacaaagtaacaaatccgtacgctccgtacgctccgattccgatccagtttACGCGCAGCTTTAAGAAGTATCGTCGTGAATTCGTATTTCGTTACCTTTTGCATTAtttgcatttaaataaattataaaatgtatttataaagaaaaagaCCCATTATGAATGTTGCCAATTTTTGGAAAAAGACAGAAAAAAGTTCAAACGtcaatttgtttattatttttttttaaataaaaataacttaaaacttttctattttacgattttgtgtttattttaatgttagtcTTGTTGAGGAATTACCTACTGCCTACAGCAAATacaagtattaataattatgataatatttttattatattttgtaagcatgtTGTCCTCTATAGGTACCGAAATGGTAGACGAAAGTTTCTGTAATTTAAAGGAACAGACCTGCAGTGGCTCAAACAgcgaaaataaatatatattctacTCAGTGAATCCACCAGAAGGATTTAATTTAAGACGTGATGTGTATATGAGGTTCGCCATTATGTTACATGATGCAAATATTAAAGGCAAGTCTAATTGGAAGTTAGTTTTACCACCTTGGCATAGACTTTATCACTGGAAATCATCACCAAAACGTACGCCTTGGAACACATTCTTTGACATAGATTCTTTGAAAAAATTTGCACCAGTAGTTGAAATGTATGAACTTGAAGATAGCAGCCCAAATACTACGAAGTTGGATCGAATTTATATCCTGCAGAATTTTGAAGATGCCTTTGAGGGTGGAACTTTCACTGAAAAGTGGAAAGTAAATAATGACTGTAGTTCCAATGAAGAGTATGCTGAATATCAAATTAAGTCTGTAAAAGAAGTAATATGTGTTCAATTTCAAGGTAAAATTTCTAAACTGTGGGAAATTGTTGCTTTGCATCCTAATGATAAGTACGTAATGTTCGTCCATGGTGAGATTCCATTACATGATAACTATGGTACAAAAACTTATTGGGACTGTCGCAAAAGTATGATGTTTAACAAGCAACTAATACAAGTTGCAGaacaatacattaaaaaaacttttaaatgtaCAGATAACTGTAGCTCATTCTTAGGTGTACATTGGAGGAGGCAGGACTTTGCTCGAGCTAGGAAAAATGACATACCTTCCATAGAAGGGACTGCAAAACAAATCAACAAAGCTGTGATAAAACACAACTTTAATATCACAAAAGTGTTTATTGCAACAGATGCCACCCTTTCAGAAAAACAAAAACTTTCAAATGCACTTGCCGCTTATCATTTAGAGACATACTTTTACACTCCAGACAAAACACAAATTCATGAAGGTTCAGTTGCCATTATAGAACAAATAATTTGCGCTcatgcaatatattttattggtaCTCATGAGAGTACATTTACATTCAGAATACAAGAAGAACGTGAAATACTCGGTTGGGAAAGTTGGACCACATTCAATAGACTCTGTCCCGACAAAGGCAGATGTGAGAAACCCTCGAAATGGACTATAGTACAATGAACACATAAACAacaatctttaaaaaattaagaatgtTTGTGCCATAATATGTTGAGCTTTATTTATTGTAAAGTAAATGCGTAAGAATTTTTATTTAGAGGCTTATCAACAGACTCAAATTTTGAATTGTGTGTGTGACTAGTGATGcatctttttataatattttgtcttaatTCTTCATGTtgatcacataatattaaattatgatcAAAAATATGCAAGAACAATTTTTGACAAGTAGACTGTTAGTgtatcaatttaaattttaaatcatccaCATATTTGTGCCTTAAAGGTGAAACCGCACTAGGCGTAACTACACTAAAACGCAACAGAGCGACGCGACACGCcagaattattatttgtgtgaCATTGTATGGGCCAAACCGTATTACGCGACAGCAAAACTACACGACAGTGAAGTTACGCCTAGTGCGGTCTTACCTTTAGTCGTGTTCGAGCAGGTATATATATCGATAGTACATGAGTGACTTTGTGAGTAATTGTGACTActaaaagacaaaaataaacaaGATTTACGGATAAAAAATGACATCACAACGCCGCCGTAAAGCATTTACTGTTGAGGAAAAAGAGGCAATAATAAGCAGATTAGAAAAAGGCGAATCAAACTCACGAATTGCAAAGGAATTTGGGGTCAGCCATTCAACAATATCGACGATTTTCAAAAACAAGAAACTGATTAAGAAATCGtacaatttaaatgttttaaaatcaaAGAGGCTTCGGAAATCCTCATATGAAAAAGTAGACCAAGCATTATTTCAGTGGATTAAAATCAGAAAAAATAAGGGTGTACCCATCAGCGGTTCCATGTTACAGGAAACGGCGAACATTTTTGCTATGCATTTTGGGATTGTCGATTTCAATTGCTCTGCAAGCTGGATATGCCGTTTTAAAGTTCGGCATAACATTATCATGGGTAAAATCACTAGCGAAACAGCGCATGTTGATAATAATGGAAGTTCTTCCACAAACTGGTTGACTCTTTGGCCGGATCTACGACGAACATTTTCTGATGACGAAATTTTTAATGCTTATGAAACTGGACTGTTTTACAATTCAATGCCGCACCATACTTTAACATTAAAGGGTGCGAATTGCAGCGAGGGTGAGATGTCGAGTTGCAGGTTCACTGTTATGATAGCAGCTAATATGAGCGGTACGGAGAAAAAGAAATTGCTCGTTATTGGAAAATCAAAGCCTTTCGCAGGTGGTGCCGAATCGTTATCTGTAGATTATGCACAAAATAGTAGAGCTTGGATGACTTCAGACATTTTCGAAAAATGGCTTCTGGATTGGGATCTGCATTTGGGAAAAAAGGGGAAAAAGATTTTATTGCTAGTGGACGATCGCTTGGTGCATTCTAATGTTACTGGTTTAAAGTCTATATCACTCACTTTCGTACCATCGTCGACAGCCTTACAGCCAATGGAGCTAGGAGTAATACagtcattcaaaactaattTTAGAAAGAATTTTGTGCTTCAAATGTTAAATTATctcgataataataaaatcctcGTTAAAAATATCAAGACTCAAGACGCGATTCTAATGGCTAATGATGCCTGGAAAAAATTGTCACAATCTACTATTCAGAACAGTTTTGAGCGTGCAGGCTTCAATAGGAACCATGATAGGTGGCCAGTTCAAATAGAACAAAATGTATTAGAAGAAAATGACGTCCCCTTTTCCTCATGGATACGaaatcttaatttaaattcAATCGCACCACCTGGTTTGTGGGAAGATTATGTTAATATTGATAGTTCTCTCGTCACATCTAAAGGGCACATTAATAATATCCTACCATTCCTATCGACCAGCAAAACAGAAGGACATGGAACTGATTACTAACCTCAGCAACCTACAGAAGTAGAAGCATTGAAAGCTAAACAAACATGTTTCCAAAACAACATTTCAGAATGATAATGTGACCATGGTCCATGGCCGATGTCTTATTCGCACAATAGTGTTAACGACTGCTGTATGAAATAACGCAAAGAAAGCAAGCAAATCAAtgtttatactttaaaatttgggCGGAAAATAGGAACTCTCGAAACttcagaaaagtttattttcgtCTTCTGCGCTCTAGTCCCTTCCTCGAAGtaagacaaaacaaaataagtattAAGGAAAAGTtgcttaataatttaaaataaataaagtcacATTAACCGAGATTAGAATTTGATTTGAGCATTTTGTGTCCTCACTCCTTAGTCCTGCACCATGTCTCTGCAGCCACCCCTATAAAAGAAACAGGTTACTCTTTAGttgttagttttaattattcgtaGTTATTAAGTACTATTATATTCACAAACTGGTTAAAATGGTAATTATAAATATGTCTTAGATATAATATTGCATTAGATAagcttcaaaataataatatcggtAGCTTCCCATGATACAGTTTTGAATAGTGTTTTGTTAGAATTATTATTGCTAGTTTGAGTACAAAGCTTATTACTGCAACAGCAACATAGACTGTAGTCCGTAATCTTTCTGCAACTCGACGTCTTATGAGATTTTTTCGAGAATCAAACGATGTCGATGGTAGAATCAAGTTGAGGCCCGGCCCCCAAGCCGTgccgggactttatcagtggccTGCGTGAAGTTATAGAATAGATAATAGAGTATTACGAGATGAAtgtaatatgaaataaatattttgttgtaactTATGCCTAACACCAACAGTGAAGCTAACGTAGcttagtgattatattctctttgagtGCAGCTACTCGTTCAATATGTCATGACAGTCGTGGAAGTTTTACCGTTACTTTTTACCATATAAAAGTCAATGCTTTTTACCCACGAAATAATTTTGGTTGCGACTTGCGACAATAATCGTGTAATGTGACccgtataatataaaaaggttCAGTACCACTGATGCAGATTGTAGATCCAAGAGGATAGTGATGTCATTTGTCAAGCAtgaagcaactaccgttgcccatggacactcacaacatcagaagagttgcaggtgcgtaaTGCGTTGCCATTTACCGGTcttttaaagagggaatacgctctcttcttaaaggggtccagaaatactgctggcgtaCAGTTAGTTCATGGTTCAGGAGTTTTATTACtgtgcgtggcagaaagttgAGCGAAAAACGCATGGTTGAAGATTGCTACTCATCAACGTGATATATTTTCCTCATGGAACGATACTCGATAGCAGAAAGCAAactaatccgaccaaaattttGGACTCTAAAACTGGGACTTATCCAAAACCATTACtgtaaaatgaatttaaaaaaaacaatttattattacattacaaCCGTCAGAAATCTGTCAATTTCGATTTTTTGTAGTTGTCAAAGAGTTGTTGAATGCTGGCGTTTAAAATTattccataaacttataatatactaattattCTATTTCGCGTATAAATGATCATATTACATATATTCTATGCAATCTGAAAGTCTTTTAATGAAAGTGCATGGGTACCTACTTATTCTACAACTTTGGAACTTGGAAGAAATATTACACACTCAGTAACTAACCTTAAAACCATAGGTTTACATTATTTTTGTGTCGGTAAACTTATTTGTTACTGATTATAAAGTTGTTAATTTGAATCGAATATGTACTTCATAACATATTCCTCGTGGTATTTTTAAAACATGGACAAAGTTATAAATTCACAGTTTTCTGAACAGGGTAAGTATACgcaatattatacattaaaatGAATACGTTTATTTGTTGTACTAAACGTAATAAtctaatttaattaactttatacGTCGTAAATTAACAgatatattacttaatactttCACGTCTTTTACCTACATACAACATATTTATCACAACAATGATCACAACAGACATCAAATCTTgtttattgaataaaattagACAAGGCACCTAAAAAAATAACTCTAATCCAGGCTCtcaaaaaatttgtgaaaaaatgaaACAACATAATGAAGAAGCCAAATGGATGGATTTCATCTAGTGTATTAGCAAAGGTTgaacattatttataattatttgattttttttaaacatatcaTCACGGTATTAAAAGAAGCAATAATTAGTGTGATTGAAagtgtaatattaataaatatttttacagctttaaaatatttcttaaatttACAGATCTCGGTGACTTGGTGAGTAGCTTTGAATATATCAATATGGTCAGTGTTttctttttctataattttaagtttaatattatgattgttgtCAAGTTTAAAGTTGTTTTCTCTATAAATCTAAAAGACAGTTGTATTTACTTAAGGACAATATATGAAGGGTCGTCTGCAATAATGATGCAtgtccaaaaaaattaaaatcttaaagaTTAATGCCATTCGGTCACTtgaaataatatctttaaaatgtatttacaaaattagCAATATCACTTGTAGTTCCatgataaatatgttttttttatatttcggcTACACTGCTAAAACGCTCAATGTCACAGgcattttctttaaaataatctttaccgTTTCGTTACACtgtaatacatttaaaaacCCAATTATCTTAATATAACTAACAACTTAGGACATAATTATTGCAGTAGACCCttcatatctatacatattataaaactaagacgcttttttttcccttatgtccctttgttccctttaatctttaaaactatgcaacggattttgatgcggttttctttaatagatagagtgattcaagaggaaggttataggtataataacattcattaaatagtggagaaatactgttattgttggggtttctaatgtgatgtcgtaaataatttaaaaaaaattccgcttacattgcaagcgcaggctgaaccctacaagatttatcaaaataatgtaccaagtattgtacacatgaatgaatattttcgaagatatagATTTATAAATTgcgagacgtagcttttgcggcggtaccgaccaatgcgggccacgggtagatagtaataatgaatacaagtcaaaactgctgaatcgattttaatcattttttcagtggctatattatattttatacccgatccgaagccggggcgggtcgctagtatgtTATATAGCATTATCTAAACTCTGCACTTTAGTGAGtgtttttaacaaaatgttacagtAATCATTTCTCATATGTATTaactaataattttaacaaagtcatcatttaaaatgttatatttagtCTTGATAATGTTTCAGTGATATTAATGTTTCTATTTAAACATACTCAAATTATTTCTCAGAACAGTGAAGTAACATCGAGTTCAGATTTTGGAATGCCAGCCCTTCCCAACCAGTTAATCAAGCGTCACAAGATGCCGGGGATCATTTGTAAGTTTTTAATGACTCTCAAAGTTGATGATTTACGATCTCATTACTGTTAATTGCAAAGTTATGTGTGTTGTTGTTGGGCTTGACGTGATGCAACCACAATACGTAGATCCGCCATCGGCCTATAAATCAATGTACAATGTTTGAATTTCTATAGATGGAGAGCCACCAGCCAAGAAGCCGGTCCCGTCCATTCGCCTCGATGCCGGCTTCAAATGGAACCTGCAGGTGTGTAAGACACAT containing:
- the LOC121725746 gene encoding alpha-centractin, producing MDINDVIVNQPVVIDNGSGVIKAGFAGDQIPKCRFPNYIGRPKHVRVMAGALEGELFVGPRAEEHRGLLSIKYPMEHGIVTDWNDMERVWNYIYSKDQLSTFSEEHPVLLTEAPMNPRRNREKAAEVFFETFNVPALFLSMQAVLSLYATGRTTGVVLDSGDGVTHSVPIYEGFAMPHSIMRVDVAGRDVTRYLRLLLRKEGVNLRTSAELEIVKNIKERACYLSPNPLKEETLDSERAQFTLPDGTQLEIGPARFRAPEVLFRPDLIGEECEGLHEVLMFAIQKSDMDLRKVLYQNIVLSGGSTLFRGFGDRLLAEIRRLAPKDMKIRISAPQERLYSTWIGGSILASLDTFRKMWVSKREYDEEGHRAVHRKTF
- the LOC121725744 gene encoding tigger transposable element-derived protein 4-like, encoding MTSQRRRKAFTVEEKEAIISRLEKGESNSRIAKEFGVSHSTISTIFKNKKLIKKSYNLNVLKSKRLRKSSYEKVDQALFQWIKIRKNKGVPISGSMLQETANIFAMHFGIVDFNCSASWICRFKVRHNIIMGKITSETAHVDNNGSSSTNWLTLWPDLRRTFSDDEIFNAYETGLFYNSMPHHTLTLKGANCSEGEMSSCRFTVMIAANMSGTEKKKLLVIGKSKPFAGGAESLSVDYAQNSRAWMTSDIFEKWLLDWDLHLGKKGKKILLLVDDRLVHSNVTGLKSISLTFVPSSTALQPMELGVIQSFKTNFRKNFVLQMLNYLDNNKILVKNIKTQDAILMANDAWKKLSQSTIQNSFERAGFNRNHDRWPVQIEQNVLEENDVPFSSWIRNLNLNSIAPPGLWEDYVNIDSSLVTSKGHINNILPFLSTSKTEGHGTDY
- the LOC121725745 gene encoding GDP-fucose protein O-fucosyltransferase 2, coding for MLSSIGTEMVDESFCNLKEQTCSGSNSENKYIFYSVNPPEGFNLRRDVYMRFAIMLHDANIKGKSNWKLVLPPWHRLYHWKSSPKRTPWNTFFDIDSLKKFAPVVEMYELEDSSPNTTKLDRIYILQNFEDAFEGGTFTEKWKVNNDCSSNEEYAEYQIKSVKEVICVQFQGKISKLWEIVALHPNDKYVMFVHGEIPLHDNYGTKTYWDCRKSMMFNKQLIQVAEQYIKKTFKCTDNCSSFLGVHWRRQDFARARKNDIPSIEGTAKQINKAVIKHNFNITKVFIATDATLSEKQKLSNALAAYHLETYFYTPDKTQIHEGSVAIIEQIICAHAIYFIGTHESTFTFRIQEEREILGWESWTTFNRLCPDKGRCEKPSKWTIVQ